From the genome of Synergistaceae bacterium, one region includes:
- a CDS encoding CvpA family protein, with product MQFAYIFDIIMALVLAFFLYRGFMNGFSGEIIGLVGLMVSAFCAWKFLDPAVELFFRYFSHSNLDRTIAAFICAVIIFFVVEIIFAVISMILSYLVRVTKLSVMDHFCGLLIGAVKTCFVILFIYGVLITFSPVIPTAWMSESYTMKGASYAWPHVRNLLESKGIIDFSHLSGDKQ from the coding sequence TTGCAGTTCGCATATATTTTTGACATAATAATGGCCTTAGTGCTGGCGTTTTTCTTGTATAGGGGATTCATGAACGGATTTTCAGGTGAAATTATAGGACTCGTGGGCTTAATGGTAAGTGCTTTTTGTGCGTGGAAATTCCTAGATCCTGCAGTAGAATTATTTTTCCGTTATTTCTCGCATTCAAATTTGGATCGTACTATTGCAGCATTTATTTGCGCAGTGATTATATTTTTCGTGGTAGAAATTATATTTGCTGTTATAAGCATGATTTTGTCGTATTTAGTCCGAGTTACTAAATTGTCAGTGATGGATCATTTTTGCGGCCTCTTAATAGGAGCTGTAAAAACCTGCTTTGTTATATTATTTATTTACGGGGTATTAATAACTTTTTCGCCCGTAATTCCCACTGCTTGGATGAGTGAAAGCTACACAATGAAGGGAGCTTCATACGCTTGGCCTCATGTCAGAAATTTATTAGAGTCTAAGGGTATTATTGACTTTTCGCACTTGAGCGGAGATAAACAATAA
- the tsaB gene encoding tRNA (adenosine(37)-N6)-threonylcarbamoyltransferase complex dimerization subunit type 1 TsaB, with the protein MKLLAIDSCLRLTGAGLCIDGEIVDFIQQDLGRKQSGELPKMTEKILRDNNLDFCDLDYIALTNGPGYFTGIRVGAAYVSGLAYAASAKIIQVSSLEMLAYNCNHRKVLTLIYAGHGFVYASCKNFLDPGEYSHEQIRSWLVNNPDSHIISDDFERINMNDLNNYSHEIVRPDIKSLCNIACNKINSAVSPMDLKILYYRAPQGVNNY; encoded by the coding sequence ATGAAGCTGCTTGCTATTGATTCATGCTTGAGATTGACGGGGGCGGGACTCTGCATTGACGGTGAAATTGTTGACTTTATACAGCAGGATTTAGGCCGTAAACAGTCCGGGGAACTGCCAAAGATGACCGAGAAAATTTTGCGTGATAATAATTTAGATTTTTGCGATCTTGATTATATTGCTTTGACGAACGGGCCGGGATATTTCACGGGAATCAGAGTCGGAGCTGCTTATGTGTCGGGACTGGCTTATGCTGCGAGCGCGAAAATTATTCAAGTCTCAAGTCTCGAAATGTTAGCATATAATTGCAATCATAGAAAAGTTTTAACGCTGATTTATGCCGGACACGGTTTTGTTTATGCGTCGTGTAAAAATTTTCTTGACCCCGGCGAATACTCACACGAGCAAATAAGATCTTGGCTTGTTAATAATCCCGACTCGCATATAATATCAGATGATTTTGAGCGTATTAACATGAATGATTTAAATAATTACTCGCATGAAATTGTGAGGCCTGATATAAAATCTTTGTGTAATATCGCGTGCAATAAAATAAATTCGGCAGTGAGTCCTATGGACTTAAAAATTTTGTATTATCGCGCTCCTCAGGGAGTAAATAATTATTAA